A genomic stretch from Penaeus vannamei isolate JL-2024 chromosome 6, ASM4276789v1, whole genome shotgun sequence includes:
- the LOC113823795 gene encoding trypsin-1, with translation MKSLVLCLLLAGAFAAPSRKPTFRRGLNKIVGGSDVTPGELPYQLSFQDISFGFAFHFCGASIYNENWAICAGHCVQGEDMNNPDYLQVVAGEHNRDVDEGNEQTVVLSKIIQHEDYNGFTISNDISLLQLSQPLSFNEFVAPIALPEAGHAASGDCIVSGWGTTSEGGSTPSVLQKVSVPIVSDDECRDAYGQNDIDDSMICAGVPEGGKDSCQGDSGGPLACSDTGSAYLAGIVSWGYGCARPNYPGVYTEVAYFVDWVQANAV, from the exons ATGAAGTCCCTCGTGCTCTGCCTGCTCCTCGCCGGGGCCTTCG CCGCCCCCTCCCGGAAGCCCACCTTCCGCCGCGGTCTCAACAAGATCGTCGGAGGATCTGACGTCACTCCCGGAGAGCTGCCTTACCAGCTCAGTTTCCAGGACATTTCCTTCGGCTTCGCCTTCCACTTCTGCGGCGCCTCCATCTACAACGAGAATTGGGCCATCTGCGCCGGCCACTGCGTCCAGGGCGAGGACATGAACAACCCCGACTACCTTCAG GTCGTTGCTGGAGAGCACAACAGGGACGTGGATGAGGGCAACGAGCAGACGGTCGTCCTCTCCAAGATCATCCAACACGAGGACTACAACGGCTTCACCATCAGCAACGACATCTCCCTGCTCCAGCTGTCTCAGCCTCTGAGCTTCAACGAGTTCGTGGCCCCCATTGCCCTTCCCGAGGCAGGTCACGCTGCCTCTGGCGACTGCATCGTGTCCGGCTGGGGCACCACCTCCGAGGGAGGAAGCACCCCCAGTGTCCTGCAGAAGGTGTCCGTTCCCATCGTGTCTGACGACGAGTGTCGCGATGCTTATGGCCAGAACGACATTGACGACTCCATGATCTGTGCCGGAGTGCCCGAGGGCGGCAAGGACTCGTGCCAGGGTGACTCTGGCGGCCCCCTTGCCTGCTCTGACACCGGCTCCGCCTACCTGGCCGGCATCGTGTCCTGGGGCTACGGCTGTGCCCGTCCCAACTACCCTGGCGTCTACACCGAGGTTGCCTACTTCGTTGACTGGGTCCAGGCTAACGCTGTCTAA
- the LOC113823738 gene encoding trypsin-1 isoform X2 has translation MKSLVLCLLLAGAFAAPSRKPTFRRGLNKIVGGSDVTPGELPYQLSFQDVSFGFAFHFCGASIYNENWAICAGHCVQGEDMNNPDYLQVVAGEHNRDVDEGNEQTVVLSKIIQHEDYNGFTISNDISLLKLSQPLSFNEFVAPIALPEAGHAASGDCIVSGWGALSEGGSSPSVLQKVSVPIVSDAECRDAYGQNDIDDSMICAGVPEGGKDSCQGDSGGPLACSDTGSAYLAGIVSWGYGCARPNYPGVYTEVAYFVDWVLANAV, from the exons CCGCCCCCTCCAGGAAGCCCACCTTCCGCCGCGGTCTCAACAAGATCGTCGGAGGATCTGACGTCACTCCCGGAGAGCTGCCTTATCAGCTCAGTTTCCAGGACGTCTCCTTCGGCTTCGCCTTCCACTTCTGCGGCGCCTCCATCTACAACGAGAATTGGGCCATCTGCGCCGGCCACTGCGTCCAGGGCGAGGACATGAACAACCCCGACTACCTTCAG GTCGTTGCTGGAGAGCACAACAGGGACGTGGATGAGGGCAACGAGCAGACGGTCGTCCTCTCCAAGATCATCCAACACGAGGACTACAACGGCTTCACCATCAGCAACGACATCTCCCTGCTCAAGCTGTCTCAGCCTCTGAGCTTCAACGAGTTCGTGGCCCCCATTGCCCTTCCCGAGGCAGGTCACGCTGCCTCTGGCGACTGCATCGTGTCCGGCTGGGGCGCTCTCAGTGAAGGAGGAAGCTCCCCCAGTGTCCTGCAGAAGGTGTCCGTTCCCATCGTGTCTGACGCAGAGTGTCGCGATGCTTATGGCCAGAACGACATTGACGACTCCATGATCTGTGCCGGAGTGCCCGAGGGCGGCAAGGACTCGTGCCAGGGTGACTCTGGCGGCCCCCTTGCCTGCTCTGACACCGGCTCCGCCTACCTGGCCGGCATCGTGTCCTGGGGCTACGGCTGTGCCCGTCCCAACTACCCTGGCGTCTACACCGAGGTTGCCTACTTCGTTGACTGGGTCCTGGCTAACGCTGtctaa
- the LOC113823738 gene encoding trypsin-1 isoform X1 yields the protein MKSLVLCLLLAGAFAAPSRKPTFRRGLNKIVGGSDVTPGELPYQLSFQDVSFGFAFHFCGASIYNENWAICAGHCVQGEDMNNPDYLQVVAGEHNRDVDEGNEQTVVLSKIIQHEDYNGFTISNDISLLKLSQPLSFNEFVAPIALPEAGHAASGDCIVSGWGALSEGGSSPSVLQKVSVPIVSDAECRDAYGQNDIDDSMICAGVPEGGKDSCQGDSGGPLACSDTGSAYLAGIVSWGYGCARPNYPGVYTEVAYFVDWVLANAV from the exons ATGAAGTCCCTCGTGCTCTGCCTGCTCCTCGCCGGGGCTTTTG CCGCCCCCTCCAGGAAGCCCACCTTCCGCCGCGGTCTCAACAAGATCGTCGGAGGATCTGACGTCACTCCCGGAGAGCTGCCTTATCAGCTCAGTTTCCAGGACGTCTCCTTCGGCTTCGCCTTCCACTTCTGCGGCGCCTCCATCTACAACGAGAATTGGGCCATCTGCGCCGGCCACTGCGTCCAGGGCGAGGACATGAACAACCCCGACTACCTTCAG GTCGTTGCTGGAGAGCACAACAGGGACGTGGATGAGGGCAACGAGCAGACGGTCGTCCTCTCCAAGATCATCCAACACGAGGACTACAACGGCTTCACCATCAGCAACGACATCTCCCTGCTCAAGCTGTCTCAGCCTCTGAGCTTCAACGAGTTCGTGGCCCCCATTGCCCTTCCCGAGGCAGGTCACGCTGCCTCTGGCGACTGCATCGTGTCCGGCTGGGGCGCTCTCAGTGAAGGAGGAAGCTCCCCCAGTGTCCTGCAGAAGGTGTCCGTTCCCATCGTGTCTGACGCAGAGTGTCGCGATGCTTATGGCCAGAACGACATTGACGACTCCATGATCTGTGCCGGAGTGCCCGAGGGCGGCAAGGACTCGTGCCAGGGTGACTCTGGCGGCCCCCTTGCCTGCTCTGACACCGGCTCCGCCTACCTGGCCGGCATCGTGTCCTGGGGCTACGGCTGTGCCCGTCCCAACTACCCTGGCGTCTACACCGAGGTTGCCTACTTCGTTGACTGGGTCCTGGCTAACGCTGtctaa
- the LOC113823774 gene encoding trypsin-1-like yields MKAVVLCLLLAGALAAPSRKPTFRRGLNKIVGGTDATPGELPYQLSFQDISFGFAFHFCGASIYNENWAICAGHCVQGEDMNNPDYLQVVAGEHNRDVDEGNEQTVVLSKIIQHEDYNGFTISNDISLLQLSQPLSFNEFVAPIALPEAGHAASGDCIVSGWGTTSEGGSTPSVLQKVSVPIVSDAECRDAYGQNDIDDSMICAGVPEGGKDSCQGDSGGPLACSDTGSAYLAGIVSWGYGCARPNYPGVYTEVAYFVDWVQANAV; encoded by the exons ATGAAGGCTGTAGTGCTGTGCCTGCTCCTCGCCGGGGCCCTCG CCGCCCCCTCCAGGAAGCCCACCTTCCGCCGCGGTCTAAACAAGATCGTCGGAGGAACTGACGCCACTCCCGGAGAGCTGCCTTACCAGCTCAGTTTCCAGGACATTTCCTTCGGCTTCGCCTTCCACTTCTGCGGCGCCTCCATCTACAACGAGAACTGGGCCATCTGCGCCGGCCACTGCGTCCAGGGCGAGGACATGAACAACCCCGACTACCTTCAG GTCGTTGCTGGAGAGCACAACAGGGACGTGGATGAGGGCAACGAGCAGACGGTCGTCCTCTCCAAGATCATCCAACACGAGGACTACAACGGCTTCACCATCAGCAACGACATCTCCCTGCTCCAGCTGTCTCAGCCTCTGAGCTTCAACGAGTTCGTGGCCCCCATTGCCCTTCCCGAGGCAGGTCACGCTGCCTCTGGCGACTGCATCGTGTCCGGCTGGGGCACCACCTCCGAGGGAGGAAGCACCCCCAGTGTCCTGCAGAAGGTGTCCGTTCCCATCGTGTCTGACGCAGAGTGTCGCGATGCTTATGGCCAGAACGACATTGACGACTCCATGATCTGTGCCGGAGTGCCCGAGGGCGGCAAGGACTCGTGCCAGGGTGACTCTGGCGGCCCCCTTGCCTGCTCTGACACCGGCTCCGCCTACCTGGCCGGCATCGTGTCCTGGGGCTACGGCTGTGCCCGTCCCAACTACCCTGGCGTCTACACCGAGGTTGCCTACTTCGTTGACTGGGTCCAGGCTAACGCTGTCTAA